A stretch of Arachis hypogaea cultivar Tifrunner chromosome 15, arahy.Tifrunner.gnm2.J5K5, whole genome shotgun sequence DNA encodes these proteins:
- the LOC112751531 gene encoding beta-glucosidase 12 isoform X1, producing MAFHYYFEDVLSIILVLSLKSIEAETILNTGISTSASLNRASFPHGFIFGTASSSYQYEGAAFVGGRTPSIWDTFTHNFPGKIADRSNGDVAIDEYHRYKEDVMIMKDMNMDAYRFSISWSRILPKGRLSGGVNKEGINYYNNLINELLAKDIQPFATIFHWDLPQILEDEYGGFLSPNIVKDFKEYAEVCFKEFGDRVKNWITFNEPWSFSKHGYADGVGAPLRCSSWQNLNCSGGDSATEPYIVSHHQLLAHAAAFNIYKTKYQAAQKGLIGITLVCHWMVPLYDIELDHDAAQRAIDFMFGWFMEPLTTGEYPSSMRSLVGSRLPKFSIHQSNLVRGSFDFIGLNYYTANYATDAPQLRDANPSFMTDFLVNLTTKRNGKPIGPKAFSNWLFVYPQGILELLLYTKAKYNNPMIYITENGIDEFNDPTISLDEALNDTNRIDYYFSHLYNIQTAIKDGVNVKGYFAWSLIDNFEWIKGYTSRFGIYFADYKNGLKRYPKKSAIWFKNFLRHKTHGYI from the exons ATGGCATTCCATTATTATTTTGAAGATGTCCTTAGTATTATTCTGGTTCTTAGCTTAAAAAGCATTGAAGCCGAAACCATATTGAACACTGGTATTAGTACTTCTGCATCTCTCAACCGAGCAAGTTTCCCACATGGTTTTATTTTTGGGACAGCATCATCTTCTTACCAG TACGAAGGTGCAGCATTTGTTGGTGGTAGAACTCCAAGTATATGGGACACTTTCACTCATAATTTTCCAG GCAAGATAGCTGACAGAAGCAACGGGGATGTGGCCATCGATGAATACCATCGTTATAAG GAAGATGTTATGATTATGAAGGATATGAACATGGATGCTTATCGGTTCTCCATATCATGGTCCAGAATACTACCAA AAGGAAGGCTCAGTGGAGGTGTGAACAAGGAAGGAATCAACTATTACAATAATCTCATCAACGAGCTACTAGCGAAAG ATATTCAACCTTTTGCAACTATTTTTCATTGGGACCTTCCTCAAATCTTAGAAGATGAATATGGAGGCTTTTTAAGCCCTAATATAGT AAAGGATTTTAAGGAATATGCTGAGGTTTGCTTTAAGGAATTTGGAGACAGGGTGAAGAATTGGATTACGTTTAATGAACCATGGTCATTCAGTAAACATGGTTACGCAGATGGAGTTGGTGCACCATTGAGATGTTCATCTTGGCAAAACCTAAATTGCAGTGGTGGAGACTCAGCCACTGAACCCTATATAGTGTCACACCATCAATTATTGGCTCATGCAGCTGCCTTCAATATCTACAAAACTAAGTATCAG GCAGCTCAAAAGGGCTTGATAGGGATAACCCTAGTTTGTCACTGGATGGTGCCACTCTATGATATAGAATTGGACCATGATGCTGCTCAAAGAGCCATTGATTTCATGTTTGGATG GTTTATGGAGCCATTAACCACAGGAGAATACCCAAGTTCCATGCGGTCTTTGGTTGGAAGCCGATTGCCAAAATTCTCAATTCATCAATCAAATCTTGTAAGAGGGTCCTTCGATTTCATTGGATTAAACTACTACACTGCCAATTATGCTACCGATGCTCCACAATTAAGGGATGCCAACCCTAGCTTCATGACGGATTTTCTAGTTAATCTTACAA CGAAGAGAAATGGAAAACCTATCGGTCCAAAG GCTTTTTCAAATTGGTTGTTTGTTTATCCACAAGGAATTCTAGAACTTTTGCTCTATACTAAAGCAAAGTACAACAACCCTATGATCTACATCACTGAAAATG GTATAGATGAATTCAATGATCCAACAATCTCACTTGATGAAGCCCTTAACGACACAAATAGGATTGATTACTATTTTAGTCATCTCTACAATATTCAAACTGCAATAAA GGATGGCGTGAATGTGAAAGGATATTTTGCATGGTCATTGATCGACAACTTCGAATGGATCAAAGGCTACACTTCGAGGTTTGGAATTTATTTTGCGGACTATAAAAATGGCCTGAAAAGATATCCAAAAAAGTCAGCAATTTGGTTTAAAAATTTCCTAAGACACAAAACACATGGATATATATGA
- the LOC112751531 gene encoding beta-glucosidase 12 isoform X2, which yields MIMKDMNMDAYRFSISWSRILPKGRLSGGVNKEGINYYNNLINELLAKDIQPFATIFHWDLPQILEDEYGGFLSPNIVKDFKEYAEVCFKEFGDRVKNWITFNEPWSFSKHGYADGVGAPLRCSSWQNLNCSGGDSATEPYIVSHHQLLAHAAAFNIYKTKYQAAQKGLIGITLVCHWMVPLYDIELDHDAAQRAIDFMFGWFMEPLTTGEYPSSMRSLVGSRLPKFSIHQSNLVRGSFDFIGLNYYTANYATDAPQLRDANPSFMTDFLVNLTTKRNGKPIGPKAFSNWLFVYPQGILELLLYTKAKYNNPMIYITENGIDEFNDPTISLDEALNDTNRIDYYFSHLYNIQTAIKDGVNVKGYFAWSLIDNFEWIKGYTSRFGIYFADYKNGLKRYPKKSAIWFKNFLRHKTHGYI from the exons ATGATTATGAAGGATATGAACATGGATGCTTATCGGTTCTCCATATCATGGTCCAGAATACTACCAA AAGGAAGGCTCAGTGGAGGTGTGAACAAGGAAGGAATCAACTATTACAATAATCTCATCAACGAGCTACTAGCGAAAG ATATTCAACCTTTTGCAACTATTTTTCATTGGGACCTTCCTCAAATCTTAGAAGATGAATATGGAGGCTTTTTAAGCCCTAATATAGT AAAGGATTTTAAGGAATATGCTGAGGTTTGCTTTAAGGAATTTGGAGACAGGGTGAAGAATTGGATTACGTTTAATGAACCATGGTCATTCAGTAAACATGGTTACGCAGATGGAGTTGGTGCACCATTGAGATGTTCATCTTGGCAAAACCTAAATTGCAGTGGTGGAGACTCAGCCACTGAACCCTATATAGTGTCACACCATCAATTATTGGCTCATGCAGCTGCCTTCAATATCTACAAAACTAAGTATCAG GCAGCTCAAAAGGGCTTGATAGGGATAACCCTAGTTTGTCACTGGATGGTGCCACTCTATGATATAGAATTGGACCATGATGCTGCTCAAAGAGCCATTGATTTCATGTTTGGATG GTTTATGGAGCCATTAACCACAGGAGAATACCCAAGTTCCATGCGGTCTTTGGTTGGAAGCCGATTGCCAAAATTCTCAATTCATCAATCAAATCTTGTAAGAGGGTCCTTCGATTTCATTGGATTAAACTACTACACTGCCAATTATGCTACCGATGCTCCACAATTAAGGGATGCCAACCCTAGCTTCATGACGGATTTTCTAGTTAATCTTACAA CGAAGAGAAATGGAAAACCTATCGGTCCAAAG GCTTTTTCAAATTGGTTGTTTGTTTATCCACAAGGAATTCTAGAACTTTTGCTCTATACTAAAGCAAAGTACAACAACCCTATGATCTACATCACTGAAAATG GTATAGATGAATTCAATGATCCAACAATCTCACTTGATGAAGCCCTTAACGACACAAATAGGATTGATTACTATTTTAGTCATCTCTACAATATTCAAACTGCAATAAA GGATGGCGTGAATGTGAAAGGATATTTTGCATGGTCATTGATCGACAACTTCGAATGGATCAAAGGCTACACTTCGAGGTTTGGAATTTATTTTGCGGACTATAAAAATGGCCTGAAAAGATATCCAAAAAAGTCAGCAATTTGGTTTAAAAATTTCCTAAGACACAAAACACATGGATATATATGA
- the LOC112751530 gene encoding 2-methylpropanoate--CoA ligase CCL4, which yields MEELKPSAANSSPLTPLGFLDRAATVYGDTPSVIYDAVTFTWSQTRRRCLQLASALSSLKIYRGDVVSVVAPNIPATYELHFAVPFAGAIINIINTRLRARTLSAVLRHAESKLVFVDVASRDVVIEALSLFPENNPRRPILILIEDDAVEHLTPSSTVHFEDTYEGLISKGDPNFKWLYPNSEWDPLRLNYTSGTTSSSPQGVVHSHRGTFVITVDSLMDWEVPKQAVFLWTLAMFHVNGWCFPWGIAAVGGTNICVRKFDAPIVFSLITSHRVTHMCASPVLLNMLTNTPDNKPLENPVHILTAGAPPPPAVIQRTESLGFIVSHGYGLTETGGVVVSCAWKRKWNRFPAAERARLKARQGVRTCLMTEVDVVTSAGESVKHDGVTLGEVVIRGSCVMLGYLKDPERTKNRLKNGYFYTGDVGVIHEDGYLEIKDRLSDVITTGGKNLSSVEVESVLYMHPAVKEAAVVARPDEYYGQTPCAFVSLKEGLVVTEEEIIEHCRKNMATYMVPKTVAFREELPKSSTGKIKKTVLRQIAQEMGSIPYQNVNNNYSMLS from the coding sequence ATGGAGGAACTGAAGCCAAGTGCTGCAAACTCTTCACCTCTCACCCCACTCGGTTTCTTGGACAGAGCAGCAACTGTTTACGGCGACACACCTTCCGTTATCTATGACGCCGTTACCTTCACCTGGTCTCAAACTCGCCGTCGCTGCCTCCAGCTGGCCTCTGCTCTCTCTTCCCTTAAAATCTACCGCGGCGACGTCGTTTCCGTCGTGGCACCAAACATACCCGCCACCTACGAGCTCCACTTCGCCGTCCCCTTCGCCGGCGCAATCATCAACATAATCAACACACGCCTACGCGCCAGAACCCTCTCCGCTGTCCTCCGTCACGCCGAGTCCAAGCTCGTCTTTGTGGACGTAGCCTCACGTGATGTCGTCATCGAAGCTCTCTCTTTGTTCCCCGAAAATAATCCCCGCCGTCCGATCCTCATCCTTATAGAGGACGATGCGGTCGAGCACCTAACTCCATCATCCACCGTTCATTTCGAAGACACGTATGAAGGCTTAATCTCCAAGGGAGATCCGAATTTCAAGTGGTTATACCCTAACAGCGAGTGGGACCCGTTGAGACTAAACTACACCTCCGGAACGACGTCGTCTTCACCCCAAGGAGTAGTTCACTCCCACAGAGGAACCTTTGTTATCACCGTTGACTCGTTGATGGATTGGGAGGTTCCGAAACAAGCGGTCTTTCTCTGGACCTTAGCGATGTTCCACGTTAACGGATGGTGCTTCCCGTGGGGGATCGCTGCCGTTGGAGGGACGAACATCTGCGTCCGCAAATTCGACGCGCCGATCGTGTTTTCTCTCATCACGAGCCACCGCGTGACTCACATGTGTGCCTCGCCGGTGCTGCTTAACATGCTAACAAACACTCCCGACAACAAGCCGTTGGAGAATCCCGTCCACATCCTCACCGCCGGAGCGCCGCCTCCTCCGGCGGTGATCCAGCGAACGGAGTCTTTAGGATTCATAGTCAGCCACGGGTACGGCCTGACCGAGACTGGAGGAGTGGTCGTGTCGTGCGCGTGGAAGAGAAAGTGGAACCGTTTTCCGGCGGCGGAGAGGGCGAGGTTGAAGGCGCGGCAGGGAGTAAGAACATGCCTAATGACGGAAGTGGACGTGGTTACAAGCGCGGGAGAGAGCGTGAAGCACGACGGGGTAACGCTGGGTGAGGTAGTTATCCGCGGAAGCTGCGTGATGCTTGGATACCTTAAGGACCCCGAAAGAACAAAAAACCGTTTGAAAAACGGTTATTTCTACACTGGCGATGTTGGTGTGATCCATGAAGACGGTTACTTGGAAATAAAGGATAGGTTAAGCGACGTCATAACCACGGGTGGCAAGAATCTGAGCAGTGTGGAGGTGGAATCTGTTCTTTACATGCACCCGGCGGTGAAAGAGGCAGCGGTGGTGGCGAGGCCGGACGAGTACTATGGTCAGACGCCGTGCGCGTTCGTGAGTTTGAAAGAGGGGTTGGTGGTGACAGAGGAGGAGATAATTGAGCATTGCAGGAAGAACATGGCAACTTATATGGTCCCCAAAACGGTGGCGTTTAGGGAGGAGCTTCCAAAGAGTTCCACTGGGAAGATTAAAAAGACTGTGCTGAGACAAATTGCGCAAGAAATGGGATCCATCCCATATCAAAATGTGAATAATAATTACTCCATGTTGTCTTAG